From Streptomyces sp. TLI_235, a single genomic window includes:
- a CDS encoding methionine aminopeptidase type I, whose translation MVEIKTPEQIAKMRAAGLVVAEALKACREAVVPGITTQELNDIADKVITDHGATSNFQAHHGGLWFPGVICASVNDEIVHGIPGERVLREGDLISIDCGAILDGWHGDAAITVAVGETAPEHTQLSRVTEGSMWAGIAQMKKGNRLVDVSRSIESFIRRQPLPPKGKWGIVEGYGGHGIGTAMHMEPHVLNYVAGRGKGPKLIPGTVLAIEPMVTLGTPHSAVLEDDWTVVTTDKSWASHWEHSVAVTEQGPLVLTAFDGGRAELAKLGVTAAPDPLA comes from the coding sequence ATGGTGGAGATCAAGACCCCCGAGCAGATCGCGAAGATGCGTGCGGCCGGGCTGGTCGTCGCCGAGGCGCTCAAGGCCTGCCGTGAGGCGGTCGTCCCGGGCATCACCACCCAGGAGCTCAACGACATCGCGGACAAGGTCATCACCGACCACGGCGCGACCTCCAACTTCCAGGCCCACCACGGCGGCCTCTGGTTCCCGGGCGTGATCTGCGCCTCGGTCAACGACGAGATCGTCCACGGCATCCCGGGGGAGCGGGTGCTGCGGGAGGGCGACCTGATCTCCATCGACTGCGGCGCGATCCTGGACGGCTGGCACGGCGACGCGGCGATCACCGTCGCGGTCGGCGAGACCGCCCCCGAGCACACCCAGCTGAGCCGGGTCACCGAGGGCTCGATGTGGGCCGGCATCGCCCAGATGAAGAAGGGCAACCGGCTGGTCGACGTCTCGCGCTCGATCGAGTCGTTCATCCGGCGCCAGCCGCTGCCGCCCAAGGGCAAGTGGGGCATCGTCGAGGGCTACGGCGGCCACGGCATCGGCACCGCGATGCACATGGAGCCGCACGTGCTGAACTACGTGGCCGGCCGCGGCAAGGGCCCGAAGCTGATCCCGGGCACCGTGCTGGCGATCGAGCCGATGGTGACGCTCGGCACCCCGCACTCCGCGGTGCTGGAGGACGACTGGACGGTCGTCACCACCGACAAGAGCTGGGCCTCGCACTGGGAGCACTCGGTGGCCGTCACCGAGCAGGGCCCGCTGGTGCTCACCGCCTTCGACGGCGGCCGCGCCGAGCTGGCGAAGCTGGGCGTCACCGCCGCCCCGGACCCGCTGGCCTGA
- a CDS encoding large conductance mechanosensitive channel, protein MLKGFRDFMMRGNVIDMAVGVVIGAAFTAVVSGFVSAFLTPLIGVVVGAAGDFASYKATLGGVTFPYGQFLNVLIAFVLTAAVLYFCVVLPVTKATARYMPKKPKTPKRPCPECLTEIPEAARRCAACTAVVEPVRVPAQY, encoded by the coding sequence GTGCTCAAGGGCTTCCGTGACTTCATGATGCGCGGGAACGTCATCGACATGGCCGTCGGTGTGGTCATCGGTGCGGCGTTCACCGCCGTCGTGTCCGGGTTCGTGTCGGCCTTCCTGACCCCGCTGATCGGCGTGGTGGTGGGCGCTGCGGGCGACTTCGCCAGCTACAAGGCGACGCTCGGCGGGGTCACCTTCCCGTACGGGCAGTTCCTCAACGTCCTGATCGCTTTCGTGCTGACCGCCGCCGTGCTGTACTTCTGCGTGGTGCTGCCGGTGACCAAGGCCACCGCCCGCTACATGCCGAAGAAGCCGAAGACCCCGAAGCGCCCGTGCCCCGAGTGCCTGACGGAGATCCCCGAGGCCGCCCGGCGCTGCGCGGCGTGCACCGCGGTGGTCGAGCCGGTCCGGGTGCCCGCCCAGTACTGA
- a CDS encoding bacterial translation initiation factor 1 (bIF-1), with protein sequence MAKKQGAIEIEGTVIESLPNAMFKVELQNGHKVLAHISGKMRMHYIRILPDDRVVVELSPYDLTRGRIVYRYK encoded by the coding sequence ATGGCAAAGAAGCAAGGCGCCATTGAGATCGAGGGCACCGTGATCGAGTCTCTTCCGAACGCCATGTTCAAGGTCGAGCTGCAGAACGGTCACAAGGTCCTCGCGCACATCAGCGGCAAGATGCGGATGCACTACATCCGTATCCTCCCGGACGACCGGGTCGTGGTGGAGCTCAGCCCCTATGACCTGACGCGTGGTCGGATCGTCTACCGCTACAAGTAA
- a CDS encoding LSU ribosomal protein L36P, translated as MKVKPSVKKICDKCKVIRRHGRVMVICDNLRHKQRQG; from the coding sequence ATGAAGGTCAAGCCGAGCGTCAAGAAGATCTGCGACAAGTGCAAGGTGATCCGCCGCCACGGCCGGGTCATGGTGATCTGCGACAACCTGCGCCACAAGCAGCGCCAGGGCTGA
- a CDS encoding SSU ribosomal protein S13P, giving the protein MARLAGVDLPREKRIEIALTYVYGIGRTRAQQTLAETGVSPDVRVRDISEEDLIKLREYIDANYKVEGDLRREVAADIRRKVEIGCYEGLRHRRGLPVRGQRTHTNARTRKGPRRAIAGKKKPGKK; this is encoded by the coding sequence ATGGCACGCCTCGCCGGCGTTGATCTCCCCCGCGAGAAGCGGATCGAGATCGCCCTCACGTACGTGTACGGCATCGGCCGCACCCGCGCCCAGCAGACCCTCGCCGAGACCGGTGTGAGCCCCGACGTCCGGGTTCGCGACATCTCCGAGGAAGACCTCATCAAGCTGCGCGAGTACATCGACGCCAACTACAAGGTGGAGGGTGACCTCCGCCGTGAGGTCGCCGCCGACATCCGCCGCAAGGTCGAGATCGGCTGCTACGAGGGCCTGCGCCACCGTCGCGGTCTGCCCGTCCGCGGCCAGCGCACCCACACCAACGCGCGTACCCGCAAGGGCCCGCGTCGCGCGATTGCCGGCAAGAAGAAGCCGGGCAAGAAGTAG
- a CDS encoding SSU ribosomal protein S11P, producing the protein MPPKGRQAAGAKKIRRKEKKNVAHGHAHIKSTFNNTIVSITDPSGNVISWASAGHVGFKGSRKSTPFAAQMAAEAAARRAQEHGMRKVDVFVKGPGSGRETAIRSLQATGLEVGSIQDVTPTPHNGCRPPKRRRV; encoded by the coding sequence ATGCCCCCCAAGGGTCGTCAGGCTGCCGGCGCGAAGAAGATCCGCCGCAAGGAGAAGAAGAACGTCGCTCACGGGCACGCCCACATCAAGAGCACGTTCAACAACACCATCGTTTCGATCACCGACCCCTCGGGCAACGTGATCTCCTGGGCCTCTGCCGGCCACGTCGGCTTCAAGGGCTCGCGCAAGTCCACCCCGTTCGCCGCGCAGATGGCCGCCGAGGCCGCCGCGCGTCGTGCGCAGGAGCACGGCATGCGCAAGGTCGACGTCTTCGTCAAGGGTCCGGGCTCCGGCCGTGAGACCGCGATCCGCTCCCTCCAGGCCACCGGCCTCGAGGTGGGTTCGATCCAGGACGTCACCCCCACCCCGCACAACGGCTGCCGTCCGCCGAAGCGCCGCCGCGTCTGA
- a CDS encoding DNA-directed RNA polymerase subunit alpha produces the protein MLIAQRPSLTEEVVDEFRSRFVIEPLEPGFGYTLGNSLRRTLLSSIPGAAVTSIRIDGVLHEFTTVPGVKEDVTDLILNIKQLVVSSEHDEPVVMYLRKQGPGVVTAADIAPPAGVEVHNPELVLATLNGKGKLEMELTVERGRGYVSAVQNKASGQEIGRIPVDSIYSPVLKVTYKVEATRVEQRTDFDKLIVDVETKPAMRPRDAMASAGKTLVELFGLARELNIDAEGIDMGPSPTDAALAADLALPIEELELTVRSYNCLKREGIHTVGELVARSEADLLDIRNFGAKSIDEVKAKLAGMGLALKDSPPGFDPTAAADAFGADDLDDQGYAETEQY, from the coding sequence ATGCTGATCGCTCAGCGCCCCTCGCTGACCGAAGAGGTCGTCGACGAATTCCGCTCCCGGTTCGTGATCGAGCCCCTGGAGCCCGGCTTCGGCTACACCCTCGGCAACTCGCTCCGCCGCACGCTCCTCTCCTCGATCCCCGGCGCCGCTGTCACCAGCATCCGGATCGACGGTGTCCTGCACGAGTTCACCACCGTGCCGGGCGTCAAGGAGGACGTGACCGACCTCATCCTCAACATCAAGCAGCTGGTCGTCTCCTCGGAGCACGACGAGCCGGTCGTGATGTACCTGCGCAAGCAGGGTCCGGGTGTGGTCACCGCCGCCGACATCGCCCCGCCGGCGGGTGTCGAGGTGCACAACCCCGAGCTCGTCCTCGCCACCCTCAACGGCAAGGGCAAGCTGGAGATGGAGCTGACCGTCGAGCGCGGTCGCGGCTACGTCTCCGCCGTCCAGAACAAGGCCTCCGGCCAGGAGATCGGCCGCATCCCGGTCGACTCGATCTACAGCCCCGTGCTGAAGGTCACCTACAAGGTCGAGGCCACCCGTGTCGAGCAGCGGACCGACTTCGACAAGCTCATCGTCGACGTCGAGACCAAGCCCGCCATGCGTCCCCGTGACGCCATGGCCTCGGCCGGCAAGACCCTGGTGGAGCTGTTCGGCCTCGCCCGCGAGCTGAACATCGACGCCGAGGGCATCGACATGGGCCCGTCCCCGACGGACGCCGCCCTGGCCGCCGACCTGGCGCTGCCGATCGAGGAGCTGGAGCTCACCGTTCGGTCGTACAACTGCCTCAAGCGCGAGGGCATCCACACCGTGGGTGAGCTCGTCGCCCGCTCCGAGGCCGACCTGCTCGACATCCGCAACTTCGGTGCGAAGTCGATCGACGAGGTCAAGGCGAAGCTGGCCGGCATGGGCCTGGCCCTCAAGGACAGCCCGCCCGGGTTCGACCCGACCGCCGCCGCCGACGCCTTCGGCGCCGACGACCTGGACGACCAGGGTTACGCGGAGACCGAGCAGTACTAA
- a CDS encoding large subunit ribosomal protein L17 → MPRPTKGARLGGGPHHEPLLLAGLCRELFQYGRITTTEAKARRMRPLAEKLITKAKKGDIHNRRLVRKTITDVAVLHTLFTEIAPRFENRPGGYTRITKIGTRRGDNAPMAVIELVEGEIATKATVAEAEAAAKRAVKEAEEAKVEETKADEAEAAETTEA, encoded by the coding sequence ATGCCGCGTCCCACCAAGGGTGCCCGCCTCGGCGGCGGCCCGCACCACGAGCCGCTGCTGCTCGCCGGTCTGTGCCGGGAGCTGTTCCAGTACGGCCGCATCACCACGACCGAGGCCAAGGCCCGTCGGATGCGCCCGCTGGCGGAGAAGCTGATCACCAAGGCGAAGAAGGGCGACATCCACAACCGTCGCCTGGTGCGCAAGACCATCACCGACGTCGCGGTGCTGCACACCCTCTTCACCGAGATCGCGCCGCGCTTCGAGAACCGCCCCGGCGGTTACACCCGCATCACCAAGATCGGCACCCGTCGCGGCGACAACGCCCCGATGGCCGTGATCGAGCTGGTCGAGGGCGAGATCGCCACCAAGGCCACCGTCGCCGAGGCCGAGGCCGCTGCCAAGCGCGCGGTCAAGGAGGCCGAGGAGGCCAAGGTCGAGGAGACCAAGGCCGACGAGGCCGAGGCCGCGGAGACCACCGAGGCCTGA
- a CDS encoding tRNA pseudouridine(38-40) synthase, whose translation MANDCAEQPPVKDGPAEGHRRIRLDLAYHGADFSGWARQRSRRTVQEEIENALQIVTRSAIGFPLTVAGRTDAGVHARGQVAHVDLPEPLWAEHGEKLLRRLAGRLPADVRIYRVSEAPHGFDARFAAIWRRYAYRVADHPGGVDPLLRGHVLWHDRPLDIDLMNEAARLLVGEHDFAAYCKKREGATTIRTLLELHWERVPIDGYAAQEGSLAVATVRADAFCHNMVRSLVGAMLLVGDGHRPVDFPGQVLAGRVRNSAVNVVRPHGLTLEEVGYPADEDLAERNRLARRMRTLPGQD comes from the coding sequence GTGGCCAACGACTGTGCCGAGCAGCCCCCCGTCAAGGACGGCCCGGCCGAGGGCCACCGCCGGATCCGGCTCGACCTCGCGTACCACGGCGCCGACTTCTCCGGCTGGGCCCGACAGCGCAGCCGGCGCACCGTGCAGGAGGAGATCGAGAACGCCCTGCAGATCGTCACCCGCAGCGCCATCGGCTTCCCGCTGACCGTCGCCGGCCGCACCGACGCCGGTGTGCACGCCCGCGGCCAGGTCGCCCACGTCGACCTCCCCGAGCCGCTCTGGGCCGAGCACGGCGAGAAGCTGCTCCGCCGGCTCGCCGGCCGGCTGCCCGCCGACGTCCGCATCTACCGCGTCTCCGAGGCGCCCCACGGCTTCGACGCCCGCTTCGCCGCGATCTGGCGCCGGTACGCCTACCGGGTCGCCGACCACCCCGGCGGCGTCGACCCGCTGCTGCGCGGCCACGTCCTGTGGCACGACCGCCCGCTCGACATCGACCTGATGAACGAGGCCGCCCGCCTGCTGGTCGGCGAGCACGACTTCGCCGCGTACTGCAAGAAGCGCGAGGGCGCCACCACCATCCGCACCCTGCTCGAACTGCACTGGGAGCGGGTGCCGATCGACGGCTACGCCGCCCAGGAGGGCAGCCTCGCCGTCGCCACCGTCCGTGCCGACGCCTTCTGCCACAACATGGTCCGCTCGCTGGTCGGCGCGATGCTGCTGGTCGGCGACGGCCACCGCCCGGTCGACTTCCCCGGCCAGGTGCTCGCCGGCCGGGTCCGCAACTCCGCGGTCAACGTCGTCCGCCCGCACGGCCTCACCCTGGAGGAGGTCGGCTACCCCGCGGACGAGGACCTCGCCGAGCGCAACCGGCTCGCCCGGCGGATGCGGACCCTGCCCGGACAGGACTGA
- a CDS encoding ATPase subunit of ABC transporter with duplicated ATPase domains: MGHVEISHLEYYLPDGRVLFDDASFRVGEGAAVALVGANGAGKTTLLRMIAGDVQPHGGTVTVTGGLGVMRQFVGTTGREDQRDTPGALPADASVRDLLVSVAPERIATAARAVDAAELDMLAQDDEKTQMRYAQALADWADADGYDYETVWDVCTTAALGMPFDRAQFRGLNTLSGGEQKRLVLEALLRGPEEVLLLDEPDNYLDVPGKRWLEEAIKATNKTVLFVSHDRELLSCTAEKIISVESGAAGSSVWVHGGGFASFHDARRARFERFEELRRRWDEEHAKLKKLVVTLRQAAAVSHEMASRYAASQTRLKKFEDAGPPEAPPREQSITMRLKGGRTGVRAFTMEKLELSGLMKPFDLEVFYGERVGVLGSNGSGKSHFLRLLAGDDTVKHGGSWKLGARVVPGHFRQTHAHPELLGRTVRSIVEEEHALSRGAAMGALRRYELDRQEEQRFESLSGGQQARLMILKLELSGVTALLLDEPTDNLDLESAEALQQGLEAFDGTVLCVTHDRWFARTFDRFLVFGSDGRVYESPEPVWDETRVVRDR; encoded by the coding sequence ATGGGACACGTCGAGATTTCGCACCTGGAGTACTACCTGCCGGACGGGCGGGTGCTGTTCGACGACGCTTCCTTCCGGGTCGGCGAGGGCGCCGCGGTCGCCCTGGTGGGCGCCAACGGCGCGGGCAAGACCACCCTGCTCCGCATGATCGCCGGAGATGTGCAGCCGCACGGCGGCACCGTCACCGTGACCGGCGGCCTCGGCGTCATGCGGCAGTTCGTCGGCACCACCGGCCGCGAGGACCAGCGCGACACCCCCGGCGCCCTGCCCGCCGACGCCTCCGTCCGCGACCTGCTGGTCTCCGTCGCCCCCGAGCGGATCGCCACCGCCGCCCGCGCGGTCGACGCCGCCGAGCTCGACATGCTCGCCCAGGACGACGAGAAGACCCAGATGCGCTACGCCCAGGCGCTCGCCGACTGGGCCGACGCCGACGGCTACGACTACGAGACCGTCTGGGACGTCTGCACCACCGCGGCCCTCGGCATGCCCTTCGACCGCGCCCAGTTCCGCGGCCTCAACACCCTCTCCGGCGGCGAGCAGAAGCGGCTCGTCCTGGAGGCGCTGCTGCGCGGCCCCGAGGAGGTCCTGCTGCTCGACGAGCCGGACAACTACCTCGACGTGCCCGGCAAGCGCTGGCTGGAGGAGGCCATCAAGGCCACCAACAAGACCGTGCTGTTCGTCTCGCACGACCGCGAGCTGCTCTCCTGCACCGCAGAGAAGATCATCAGTGTCGAGTCCGGCGCGGCCGGCAGCAGCGTCTGGGTGCACGGCGGCGGCTTCGCCTCCTTCCACGACGCCCGCCGGGCCCGCTTCGAGCGCTTCGAGGAGCTCCGCCGCCGCTGGGACGAGGAGCACGCCAAGCTCAAGAAGCTCGTCGTCACCCTCCGGCAGGCCGCCGCGGTCAGCCACGAGATGGCCTCCCGCTACGCCGCCTCCCAGACCCGGCTGAAGAAGTTCGAGGACGCCGGGCCGCCCGAGGCGCCGCCGCGCGAGCAGTCCATCACCATGCGGCTCAAGGGCGGCCGTACCGGCGTCCGCGCCTTCACCATGGAGAAGCTCGAACTCAGCGGCCTGATGAAGCCCTTCGACCTGGAGGTCTTCTACGGCGAGCGGGTCGGCGTGCTCGGCTCCAACGGCTCCGGCAAGTCGCACTTCCTGCGGCTGCTGGCCGGCGACGACACGGTGAAGCACGGCGGCAGCTGGAAGCTCGGCGCCCGCGTGGTGCCCGGGCACTTCCGGCAGACCCACGCCCACCCGGAGCTGCTCGGCCGCACCGTCCGCTCGATCGTCGAGGAGGAGCACGCGCTCAGCCGCGGTGCCGCCATGGGGGCGCTGCGCCGCTACGAGCTGGACCGCCAGGAGGAGCAGAGGTTCGAGTCGCTCTCCGGCGGCCAGCAGGCCCGGCTGATGATCCTCAAGCTGGAGCTGTCCGGCGTCACGGCGCTGCTGCTGGACGAGCCGACCGACAACCTGGACCTGGAGAGCGCCGAGGCGCTGCAGCAGGGACTGGAGGCGTTCGACGGCACCGTGCTGTGCGTGACGCACGACCGCTGGTTCGCCCGGACCTTCGACCGCTTCCTGGTCTTCGGCTCGGACGGCCGGGTGTACGAGTCGCCCGAGCCGGTCTGGGACGAGACGCGCGTGGTCCGCGACCGCTGA
- a CDS encoding LSU ribosomal protein L13P yields the protein MRTYSPKPGDVQRQWHVIDATDVVLGRLASQAANLLRGKHKAIYAPHVDTGDFVIIINADKVHLSGNKKTQKMAYRHSGFPGGLRSVRYDDLLDKNPEKAVEKAIKGMIPKNSLGRQMLSKLKVYSGDQHPHAAQQPVPFEITQVAQ from the coding sequence GTGCGTACGTACAGCCCCAAGCCCGGCGACGTCCAGCGTCAGTGGCACGTCATCGACGCGACTGACGTCGTGCTCGGCCGCCTGGCCTCCCAGGCCGCCAACCTCCTGCGGGGCAAGCACAAGGCGATCTACGCGCCGCACGTTGACACTGGTGACTTCGTCATCATCATCAACGCCGACAAGGTGCACCTGTCGGGTAACAAGAAGACCCAGAAGATGGCCTACCGCCACAGCGGCTTCCCGGGCGGTCTCCGCTCGGTGCGCTACGACGACCTCCTGGACAAGAACCCGGAGAAGGCCGTCGAGAAGGCCATCAAGGGCATGATCCCGAAGAACAGCCTCGGCCGTCAGATGCTCTCGAAGCTCAAGGTCTACTCGGGCGACCAGCACCCGCACGCTGCCCAGCAGCCGGTGCCGTTCGAGATCACCCAGGTCGCGCAGTAA
- a CDS encoding SSU ribosomal protein S9P, with the protein MAETAIENTLEVDFDENVEEYTSETEYTTESLAGRFGEAVPGAGLGRRKEAIARVRIVPGTGQWKINGRTLENYFPNKVHQQTVNEPFKLLELDGRYDVVARIAGGGVSGQAYALRLGVARALNEADVDNNRGPLKKAGFLTRDARAVERKKAGLKKARKAPQYSKR; encoded by the coding sequence GTGGCCGAGACTGCCATCGAGAACACCCTCGAGGTTGACTTCGACGAGAACGTCGAGGAGTACACCTCTGAGACCGAGTACACCACCGAGTCGCTGGCCGGCCGCTTCGGCGAGGCCGTCCCCGGCGCCGGCCTCGGCCGCCGCAAGGAGGCGATCGCCCGCGTGCGCATCGTCCCGGGCACCGGCCAGTGGAAGATCAACGGTCGCACCCTGGAGAACTACTTCCCCAACAAGGTGCACCAGCAGACCGTCAACGAGCCGTTCAAGCTCCTCGAGCTCGACGGCCGCTACGACGTCGTGGCCCGCATCGCGGGTGGCGGTGTCTCCGGTCAGGCCTACGCGCTGCGCCTCGGCGTGGCCCGTGCCCTCAACGAGGCGGACGTGGACAACAACCGCGGCCCGCTCAAGAAGGCCGGCTTCCTGACCCGTGACGCCCGCGCCGTCGAGCGCAAGAAGGCCGGTCTGAAGAAGGCCCGCAAGGCGCCGCAGTACAGCAAGCGCTAA
- a CDS encoding phosphoglucosamine mutase, whose product MGRLFGTDGVRGVANEGLTAELALGLSVAAAHVLGDAGAFEGHRPVAVVGRDPRASGEFLEAAVIAGLASAGVDVLRVGVLPTPAVAYLTGALGADFGVMLSASHNAMPDNGIKFLARGGHKLDDAIEDAIEEHYNRYGVGGSEDWKRPTGAAVGRVRQYTEGFDKYVAHLVAVLPNRLDGIRVVIDGAHGAAARVAPEAFARAGAEVVYTLGAEPDGLNINDGVGSTHLDKLRAAMKEHRADLGIALDGDADRCLAADADGNEVDGDQIIAILAVAMKEAGTLRGNTAVVTVMSNLGFKLAMEREGIDLVQTAVGDRYVLEAMKQHGFALGGEQSGHVILLDHATTGDGTLTGLMLGARLAATKQPLADLAAVMTRLPQVLINVKGVDRSRVDTCAELTAAVAAAEAELGTTGRVLLRPSGTEPLVRVMVEAADEAQAKAVAGRLADVVKTYLG is encoded by the coding sequence GTGGGACGACTCTTCGGTACGGACGGGGTACGCGGCGTGGCCAACGAGGGCCTGACCGCCGAACTGGCTCTCGGCCTGTCGGTCGCCGCGGCGCATGTGCTCGGCGACGCCGGCGCATTCGAGGGGCACCGGCCGGTCGCCGTGGTCGGCCGCGACCCGCGGGCTTCCGGAGAGTTCCTGGAGGCCGCCGTCATCGCCGGCCTGGCCAGCGCCGGCGTCGACGTCCTTCGGGTCGGCGTGCTGCCCACCCCGGCCGTCGCCTACCTCACCGGCGCGCTGGGCGCGGACTTCGGCGTCATGCTCTCCGCCAGCCACAACGCCATGCCGGACAACGGCATCAAGTTCCTCGCCCGCGGCGGCCACAAGCTGGACGACGCCATCGAGGACGCCATCGAGGAGCACTACAACCGCTACGGCGTCGGCGGCAGCGAGGACTGGAAGCGCCCCACCGGTGCCGCCGTCGGCCGCGTCCGCCAGTACACCGAGGGCTTCGACAAGTACGTCGCCCACCTCGTCGCCGTCCTCCCGAACCGGCTCGACGGCATCCGCGTGGTGATCGACGGCGCCCACGGCGCGGCCGCCCGGGTCGCCCCCGAGGCCTTCGCCCGGGCCGGCGCCGAGGTCGTCTACACCCTGGGCGCCGAGCCCGACGGCCTCAACATCAACGACGGGGTCGGCTCCACCCACCTCGACAAGCTCCGCGCCGCCATGAAGGAGCACCGCGCCGACCTCGGCATCGCCCTCGACGGCGACGCCGACCGCTGCCTGGCCGCCGACGCCGACGGCAACGAGGTCGACGGCGACCAGATCATCGCCATCCTCGCCGTCGCGATGAAGGAGGCCGGCACGCTGCGCGGCAACACCGCGGTCGTCACCGTGATGTCCAACCTGGGCTTCAAGCTGGCGATGGAGCGCGAGGGCATCGACCTGGTGCAGACCGCGGTCGGCGACCGCTACGTGCTGGAGGCGATGAAGCAGCACGGCTTCGCGCTCGGCGGCGAGCAGTCCGGCCACGTCATCCTGCTGGACCACGCCACCACCGGTGACGGCACCCTCACCGGCCTCATGCTCGGCGCCCGCCTGGCCGCCACCAAGCAGCCGCTGGCCGACCTCGCCGCGGTGATGACCCGTCTGCCGCAGGTCCTGATCAACGTCAAGGGCGTCGACAGGAGCCGGGTCGACACCTGCGCGGAGCTCACCGCCGCGGTCGCCGCCGCCGAGGCCGAACTGGGCACCACCGGCCGGGTGTTGCTGCGGCCGTCCGGCACCGAGCCGCTGGTCCGCGTGATGGTCGAGGCCGCGGACGAGGCGCAGGCCAAGGCCGTCGCCGGCCGGCTCGCGGACGTCGTGAAGACGTACCTGGGCTGA
- a CDS encoding pantothenate kinase, which produces MTDATASRGAVTAHNGDVLTELCTRGTPQAPTPSPYVDLDRAEWSALRERTPMPLTADEVERLRGLGTALDLDEVRDVYLPLSRLLNLYIHATHELRGTLGTFLDTPDTERTRTPFVIGVAGSVAVGKSTTARLLKALLARWPEHPRVELVTTDGFLLPNAELRRRGLMARKGFPESYDRRALMRFVADVKAGKERVTAPVYSHLVYDIVPDERLTVERPDILIVEGLNVLQPALPGTDGRTRLAVADYFDFSIYVDARTDDIERWYLDRFRKLRETAFQDPNSYFRRFTEVPEEEAMDYGRQVWRTINKPNLLENVLPTRGRATLILQKGQDHKVRRALLRKL; this is translated from the coding sequence GTGACCGATGCCACAGCATCCCGCGGAGCCGTGACGGCCCACAATGGTGATGTGCTGACCGAACTCTGTACGAGGGGCACCCCCCAGGCGCCCACCCCCTCCCCGTACGTTGATCTGGACCGGGCCGAGTGGAGCGCGCTGCGCGAGCGCACTCCCATGCCGCTGACCGCCGACGAGGTCGAGCGCCTGCGCGGTCTGGGCACCGCGCTGGACCTGGACGAGGTCAGAGACGTCTACCTGCCGCTGTCCCGGCTGCTGAACCTCTACATCCACGCGACCCACGAGCTGCGCGGCACGCTGGGCACCTTCCTGGACACGCCGGACACCGAACGCACCCGGACGCCGTTCGTCATCGGTGTGGCGGGCTCGGTGGCGGTCGGCAAGTCGACGACGGCCCGTCTGCTGAAGGCCCTGCTGGCCCGCTGGCCCGAGCACCCGCGGGTCGAGCTGGTCACCACCGACGGCTTCCTGCTGCCCAACGCGGAGCTGCGGCGGCGCGGCCTGATGGCCCGCAAGGGTTTCCCCGAGTCGTACGACCGGCGGGCGCTGATGCGGTTCGTCGCGGACGTGAAGGCCGGCAAGGAGCGGGTGACCGCCCCGGTCTACTCGCACCTGGTCTACGACATCGTGCCGGACGAGCGGCTGACGGTGGAGCGCCCGGACATCCTCATCGTCGAGGGCCTGAACGTCCTTCAGCCCGCCCTCCCCGGCACCGACGGCCGGACCCGGCTGGCCGTCGCCGACTACTTCGACTTCTCGATCTACGTCGACGCGCGCACCGACGACATCGAGCGCTGGTACCTGGACCGCTTCCGCAAGCTGCGCGAGACGGCCTTCCAGGACCCGAACTCCTACTTCCGCCGCTTCACCGAGGTGCCGGAGGAGGAGGCGATGGACTACGGCCGGCAGGTCTGGCGCACCATCAACAAGCCCAATCTGCTGGAGAACGTGCTGCCCACCCGCGGCCGGGCCACCCTGATCCTGCAGAAGGGGCAGGACCACAAGGTCCGCCGCGCCCTGCTGCGCAAGCTCTGA